The window CGGCGGCATAGGACAGGTCGATGATGCGTCCGCGGACGATCGGACCGCGGTCGTTGATGCGCACCTCGACGGACCGGCCGTTCTTGACATGGGTGACGAGCACGCGCGTCCCGAGCGGCAAGGACGGATGCGCGGCGGTGAGCGCGTGCATGTTGAAGACCTCTCCGCTGGCCATGCGGCGACCGTGGTGTGGACGGCCGTACCACGAGGCCAGGCCCGTTTGGATTTCTCCCGGCGGCGGAGCCTTCGGCTGAGGCGCTGAGCCTGGCGACCTCTCCGGTGGGAGCCCCTTGACGACGCCGGCCATCGTCGCGCAGCCCGTCAGCGCCAAGGCGACGGCCCACGGAGCCAGGACGGCCGGCCGGATCAGCGCCAGACCCAGTCGCGCAGCCGATTCCACCAATGTTCTATCCGGTACGTGATCCCGGCCTGCTCCGTGCACGGCTCCGGCTCGGTGCCGGCGAGGAACACCTCGCCCGCGACCCGCGGGCACGACGTGCCGGCGAGCCCGCCATCGCTCGCGTCGCTGTCCGCGATCCGGATGCCCTCCGGCACCACGAAGGCGGGCGCGGGATACGCGTCGAGCGCCTGCCTCATGAACTGCGACCAGATCGGCAGCGCCGCCGCTGCGCCGCTCAGCCCGTGGGGCGTGGCGTCGTCGAAGCCGACCCAGACGGCGGCGACGAGGCGGGACGAATAGCCGACGAACCAGGCATCGCGGCCCTCGTTCGTCGTGCCGGTCTTGCCGGCCACCTCGCTGCCGGCGGTCAGCGACTGCGCGGCGCTGGCCGTGCCCGAGCGAATGACGCCCTGGAGCAGCGACGTCATCAGATAGGCCTCGGCAGGGGTGATGACGGCGGACGGAGTCGCGTCGCGGCCGCCGGGCACGACCGCACTGCCGTCGGCCCGGTAGACCGCGCGCACCGAGTGGATCGCGCCCGGCCGCAGGCCTCCGCTCGCAAACGGGACGTACGCAGCGGCGAGGTCGATCGGCGTGACCTCGAAGGCGCCGAGGGCGAGCGCGGGGACGGGAGCCGTGTTCTCGGCGAGGCCGAGAGCCTGAGCCGTCTCCGCAATTGCCGGCGAGCCC of the Candidatus Rokuibacteriota bacterium genome contains:
- a CDS encoding septal ring lytic transglycosylase RlpA family protein, which codes for MAGVVKGLPPERSPGSAPQPKAPPPGEIQTGLASWYGRPHHGRRMASGEVFNMHALTAAHPSLPLGTRVLVTHVKNGRSVEVRINDRGPIVRGRIIDLSYAAAQRLGAVDEGAFRVKLRTLSDHSPAAPPANEKDRRNSALDEGR
- a CDS encoding transpeptidase-transglycosylase, with protein sequence GARIVTTLDLTLQRFAENAVAAGLDQLESRYARLRRSDPSARLQAALIALDPATGEIRAFVGGRDYQASQFDRVTLARRQPGSAFKPFVYLAAIRPREGALPFTAATLVEDGPITVNVDGKSWSPRNYDDHYEGRVSVRRALEQSLNGATVRIAQAVGSPAIAETAQALGLAENTAPVPALALGAFEVTPIDLAAAYVPFASGGLRPGAIHSVRAVYRADGSAVVPGGRDATPSAVITPAEAYLMTSLLQGVIRSGTASAAQSLTAGSEVAGKTGTTNEGRDAWFVGYSSRLVAAVWVGFDDATPHGLSGAAAALPIWSQFMRQALDAYPAPAFVVPEGIRIADSDASDGGLAGTSCPRVAGEVFLAGTEPEPCTEQAGITYRIEHWWNRLRDWVWR